In Methanosarcina barkeri MS, a single window of DNA contains:
- a CDS encoding NosD domain-containing protein, whose product MNSAGANDEIIVAPGTYNENIYIGISDLVIRSSSGSPKDTKIVATDSSKYVVQIHNGDRITIKGFNISGGKHGIGLEGSTGSTLINNVIHSNQNFSIYLANSNNNILINNTIFNSTNGINLVFSDENNISENRVFNDTIGSSTHNIFLNNSHNNNLQGNTVSDGEYGIAMRYSNNNNLTSNNASGNKKGIYLTLKSSENTLSGNLANSNSESGIILDNAGSSNNLINNTARMNSNNGIGLANSSNNYLANNIVYQNSKGIYLQSSASGNILSGNIVNLNLQGIQLENAGSNNNLTGNTVNSNTNYGIYLVNSGNNFLLNNVASRDNKGIYIMSSSGNKISNNTLSDTITEGITFSLSNSNTLSRNRAYNNSFGIFLNSSDSNEISSNTITSARNYSIAMCAASNGNHVFNNYFNSTYNTRVRNASNNWNTTKTAGMSITGGPYIGGNFWGTPNGEGHSQTRADNDNDGITEEIFSTANVTDYLPLVVVEAPVFPEANFSTNISSGPSPLTVQFTDTSQNAISWFWDFGDGNNSTAQNPVHIFYAVGTYTVNLTVTNANGTKSKNADITVLEKNILPVADFTVNKTSGYYPLTVLFNDLSQNANEWYWDFGDGANSTEQNPVHTYSAAGTYTVNLTATNANGTKSKTATITVMEESSSSSGGSHHSSGGGGGGSPEPQTNVQVKELSQTGVTNGKPVMFDFAKNATCVVYVSFDAKRTAGKITTIAEQLKTKSTLVSVLDSGEVYKYFNLWVGNGGFANSNNIENPVVCFKVEKSWLQDKKIDQSSITLNRYNDKKWSQIPVKLLKEDNKYLYFTAETPGFSFFAITGKAVEKEKVAEAKPSTNTSKLEKNSTASETEPEQKTEQEPGKNKTTSIPGFEALYVVACLVMVFLQRKK is encoded by the coding sequence GTGAACAGTGCAGGTGCAAACGATGAGATTATCGTCGCACCCGGAACTTATAATGAAAATATCTACATAGGTATAAGTGACCTAGTAATCAGGTCTTCTTCCGGTAGCCCTAAGGATACAAAAATTGTTGCGACCGACTCATCTAAATACGTAGTCCAAATTCATAATGGAGATCGCATAACAATTAAAGGGTTTAATATTTCTGGAGGAAAACATGGTATAGGCCTGGAAGGCTCAACAGGCAGCACTTTAATAAATAATGTAATACATTCGAATCAGAATTTCAGTATCTATCTGGCAAATTCAAATAACAACATTCTGATAAACAACACAATTTTCAACAGTACAAATGGTATCAACCTGGTATTTTCTGACGAAAATAATATCTCGGAAAACAGGGTTTTTAATGATACTATAGGTTCAAGCACTCATAACATTTTCCTGAATAATTCTCACAATAACAATCTTCAAGGCAATACCGTTTCGGATGGCGAATATGGAATAGCCATGCGATATTCCAACAACAACAACCTTACCAGCAATAACGCTTCTGGAAATAAAAAAGGCATTTACCTGACCTTAAAATCCAGCGAAAACACGCTTTCGGGAAATCTGGCAAATTCAAATTCAGAAAGCGGCATAATTTTAGATAACGCTGGCAGTAGCAATAACCTTATCAACAATACTGCCAGGATGAATTCCAATAATGGCATCGGGCTTGCAAATTCCAGTAACAATTACCTAGCCAATAATATTGTATATCAAAACAGCAAAGGAATATATTTACAGTCTTCAGCCAGTGGAAATATCCTTTCAGGCAATATTGTGAATTTGAATCTTCAAGGCATTCAGCTTGAAAACGCTGGCAGTAATAACAACCTTACCGGTAACACTGTAAATTCAAATACTAATTATGGGATTTATCTGGTAAATTCCGGCAATAATTTCCTGCTCAACAATGTAGCTTCGCGCGATAATAAAGGCATCTACATCATGAGCTCAAGCGGAAACAAAATTTCTAACAATACGCTCTCGGATACTATCACTGAAGGGATAACCTTCTCACTTTCCAACAGCAACACCCTTTCAAGAAATAGGGCTTATAACAACAGTTTTGGAATTTTTTTGAACTCTTCAGATAGTAATGAGATCTCTAGCAATACTATAACTAGTGCTCGAAATTATAGTATTGCTATGTGCGCCGCTAGTAATGGTAACCACGTTTTTAATAATTACTTCAACAGCACATATAATACAAGGGTTAGAAACGCTTCAAATAACTGGAATACGACTAAAACCGCGGGCATGAGTATTACCGGTGGGCCATACATAGGAGGAAACTTCTGGGGAACGCCTAATGGAGAAGGACATTCTCAAACCAGAGCAGATAATGACAATGACGGCATTACTGAAGAGATATTTTCCACAGCCAACGTCACAGACTATCTCCCGCTTGTAGTTGTAGAAGCACCGGTGTTTCCTGAGGCAAACTTTTCAACTAACATTAGCAGTGGTCCTTCTCCTCTGACAGTCCAGTTCACTGACACTTCACAAAACGCAATCTCTTGGTTCTGGGACTTCGGAGATGGAAATAATTCAACTGCTCAGAACCCGGTGCATATTTTCTATGCAGTAGGAACCTATACTGTTAATCTAACAGTAACCAATGCAAACGGCACGAAATCAAAAAATGCAGATATAACCGTTCTGGAAAAAAATATTCTTCCTGTAGCAGACTTTACAGTAAATAAGACAAGTGGATATTATCCCCTTACAGTTCTCTTTAATGATCTCTCGCAAAATGCAAATGAATGGTACTGGGACTTTGGAGACGGAGCTAACTCAACAGAGCAGAATCCAGTACACACTTACTCCGCAGCAGGAACCTATACTGTTAACTTAACTGCAACAAATGCAAATGGCACGAAATCAAAAACTGCTACGATAACTGTTATGGAAGAAAGTAGCTCAAGTAGTGGAGGCAGCCATCACAGCAGCGGTGGCGGTGGTGGTGGTTCGCCTGAACCTCAAACTAACGTTCAAGTCAAGGAACTTTCCCAGACAGGGGTTACAAACGGAAAGCCTGTAATGTTTGATTTTGCAAAGAACGCAACCTGTGTTGTATATGTGAGCTTTGATGCAAAGAGGACTGCAGGCAAGATCACAACCATTGCCGAACAGCTCAAAACAAAATCCACTCTGGTTTCAGTCCTGGATTCGGGCGAGGTCTATAAGTACTTCAACCTCTGGGTCGGAAACGGCGGATTTGCTAACTCAAATAACATTGAAAATCCTGTGGTGTGTTTCAAGGTTGAAAAATCCTGGCTGCAGGATAAGAAGATCGACCAGAGCTCGATTACTCTAAACAGGTACAATGACAAGAAATGGTCACAAATTCCCGTGAAATTATTAAAAGAAGATAATAAGTACCTGTACTTCACGGCAGAAACACCGGGCTTTTCGTTCTTTGCAATAACAGGAAAAGCAGTCGAAAAAGAAAAAGTAGCTGAAGCAAAGCCTTCAACCAATACTTCAAAACTTGAGAAGAACAGTACAGCATCGGAGACAGAACCCGAACAGAAAACCGAACAGGAACCGGGAAAGAATAAAACCACAAGCATACCTGGATTTGAAGCGCTCTATGTAGTAGCTTGCCTTGTTATGGTATTCCTGCAGAGAAAAAAATAA
- a CDS encoding class I SAM-dependent methyltransferase, giving the protein MGLWERFDRHSEKYDAWYEKYKPAYESELLALRSVLPENPEKLKALEIGAGTGRFASALGIGLGLEPARAMAMLAKQRRLEVLLGVAEFLPFKREKLDLVLIVTALSFFKNPNQALKEALRVLKPGGQIIVGILDRDSPQGRCIESEKKESKFSAEAHFLSATEVLTYLLEIGFENLEICQTLFKKPEKIESVELPEKGHGKGRFAVISARKTFHGFGN; this is encoded by the coding sequence ATGGGGTTATGGGAGAGATTTGACAGGCATTCAGAGAAATATGACGCCTGGTACGAGAAATATAAACCTGCATACGAATCCGAGCTTCTTGCCCTGAGATCTGTTCTTCCCGAAAATCCGGAGAAATTGAAAGCTCTCGAAATTGGAGCTGGTACAGGCAGATTCGCTTCGGCTCTTGGGATTGGACTCGGACTTGAACCGGCAAGAGCTATGGCAATGCTTGCAAAGCAACGAAGACTGGAAGTCTTGCTTGGTGTTGCGGAGTTTCTGCCCTTTAAAAGAGAGAAACTTGATCTTGTTTTAATCGTTACTGCACTTTCTTTTTTTAAAAATCCGAACCAGGCACTCAAGGAAGCTCTGAGGGTATTGAAACCAGGCGGACAAATTATAGTTGGAATACTTGATAGGGACAGCCCTCAGGGACGCTGCATTGAGTCGGAGAAAAAAGAAAGCAAATTTTCCGCAGAGGCACATTTTCTTTCTGCAACAGAAGTCTTAACTTATCTTTTAGAAATTGGGTTTGAAAATCTCGAGATCTGCCAGACTCTTTTTAAAAAGCCTGAGAAAATCGAATCTGTTGAACTTCCGGAAAAAGGGCATGGAAAAGGAAGATTTGCAGTAATTTCAGCAAGAAAGACATTTCATGGATTCGGGAATTGA
- the tnpA gene encoding IS200/IS605 family transposase yields MLELRSFSHGYGQITYHIVLVPKYRYSIFYNKRIKKDCELILNSICMEKGYKIHAMEVVDDHVHLFLEFHPSTSLSKVIQYLKGGSSYRLFKLHPEMRHQYWSGSLWSSGKFYRSIGNVTADTIKHYIKESQGKTKTEAQS; encoded by the coding sequence ATGTTGGAACTACGTAGTTTTAGCCATGGCTATGGTCAGATTACCTACCACATCGTGTTGGTACCTAAATATCGATACAGTATATTCTACAACAAGCGGATTAAAAAGGATTGCGAGTTGATTCTCAACAGTATTTGCATGGAAAAAGGCTACAAAATTCATGCAATGGAAGTTGTAGATGATCATGTTCACTTGTTTCTAGAGTTTCATCCAAGTACTTCTCTATCAAAGGTAATTCAATACTTGAAAGGAGGAAGTTCTTACAGACTTTTCAAGCTTCATCCTGAAATGAGACACCAGTATTGGAGTGGAAGTCTATGGTCAAGTGGAAAGTTCTATCGATCTATTGGGAATGTAACTGCTGACACAATCAAGCATTATATTAAGGAATCGCAGGGAAAAACGAAAACAGAAGCTCAATCATAG
- a CDS encoding NosD domain-containing protein: MLVFFILILSSGIGTANEIFVKSGESIQSAVNNAASGDVVIVKPGTYTENINVTVHNLVIKSESENPADTIIMAKDPALDVFNIQANKVTISGFKIMEANKDHAGVYMYKCKNCTIENSRLLNNTIGVHLKNSDYNSVLDNLIGKGDKGVVTEQSNYNTISGNRASKNRYGFYVPNSEGNVISNNTLSENKDYGIVLSTGVDNTISENNASDNGRGIYLGNSDNNKISSNTITSNEVFGLFVCPKSDKNSVLNNYFNNTVNAVPNNGTDNIYYIEKTPGTNIVGGPYLAGNYWAQPNGTGPSEVTPDADGDGIADKVYRLENSDYVDRRPLVAAKVKKPILPVANFSTNATSGHPPLSVKFTDLSKNETEINWDFESDGNIDSTDENPVHIFTEPGTYTVNLTASNENGTASKNYIIVVLEGQETQEPVWQNKIESLPGFELIYGIFGLLAVFLYRKR; encoded by the coding sequence TTGTTAGTTTTTTTTATCCTGATATTAAGCTCTGGTATTGGAACTGCGAATGAAATCTTTGTCAAATCAGGAGAGTCTATACAGTCTGCTGTAAACAATGCGGCTTCAGGCGATGTGGTAATTGTAAAGCCTGGAACCTATACCGAGAACATCAATGTAACCGTACATAACTTGGTAATTAAATCCGAGTCAGAAAATCCTGCAGATACGATAATAATGGCTAAAGACCCGGCTTTAGATGTTTTCAATATACAGGCAAATAAAGTTACGATTAGCGGGTTTAAAATAATGGAGGCAAATAAAGACCATGCAGGGGTCTATATGTATAAGTGCAAAAACTGCACCATTGAGAATAGTAGATTGCTGAATAATACTATTGGAGTACATCTGAAGAATTCGGATTATAATTCAGTTCTTGATAACCTGATTGGAAAAGGTGATAAGGGAGTTGTCACTGAGCAGTCCAATTACAATACGATATCCGGAAACCGAGCTTCAAAAAACAGGTACGGATTCTATGTTCCAAATTCTGAGGGGAATGTAATCTCAAATAATACGCTCTCGGAAAACAAAGATTACGGAATCGTGCTTTCAACTGGAGTAGATAATACTATCTCAGAAAATAATGCTTCTGATAACGGTAGAGGCATCTACCTGGGCAATTCGGATAACAATAAGATCTCAAGCAATACTATTACTTCAAATGAGGTTTTTGGGCTTTTTGTCTGTCCCAAAAGTGACAAGAATAGCGTCCTTAATAACTACTTCAATAATACTGTCAATGCCGTACCTAATAATGGAACCGATAATATATACTATATAGAAAAAACTCCAGGCACTAACATTGTCGGCGGACCTTATCTTGCAGGAAACTACTGGGCACAACCCAATGGAACGGGTCCCTCGGAAGTCACGCCTGATGCAGATGGGGATGGTATTGCTGATAAGGTATACAGGCTTGAAAACAGTGATTACGTCGATCGCCGACCTCTTGTAGCCGCTAAAGTAAAGAAGCCTATTCTTCCTGTTGCAAATTTCAGTACCAATGCAACTAGTGGTCATCCTCCTCTTTCAGTCAAGTTTACCGATCTTTCAAAAAATGAAACCGAAATAAACTGGGACTTTGAAAGCGACGGAAACATTGATTCGACGGACGAAAATCCGGTTCATATCTTCACAGAGCCTGGAACCTATACCGTTAATCTTACTGCAAGTAACGAAAACGGGACTGCTTCCAAAAATTATATAATAGTCGTTCTTGAAGGACAAGAGACTCAAGAACCTGTCTGGCAGAATAAAATTGAGAGTTTACCTGGCTTTGAATTGATTTATGGAATTTTTGGTTTGCTTGCGGTTTTCCTGTATAGAAAAAGATGA
- a CDS encoding ferritin-like domain-containing protein: MAKVAREVVEKAGVDIEKLLELLIKNASAELTTYYYYTILRFNLIGLEGEGIKEIAETARVEDRNHFEALIPRIYELGGKLLRNMNDFHDISACSPAYLPEDPTDVQAMLQVLVNAERCAVRGYTEICNMTAGKDHRTYGLRRSLTKKSSTSHGSPNSLEKDLPDISCAEETLLLLSQSF; encoded by the coding sequence GTGGCAAAAGTGGCAAGAGAAGTTGTAGAGAAGGCTGGAGTTGACATTGAAAAACTGCTAGAACTTTTGATCAAAAATGCTTCTGCCGAACTCACAACTTACTACTACTATACCATATTGAGGTTTAATTTAATTGGCCTGGAAGGAGAAGGAATAAAAGAGATTGCTGAAACGGCCCGAGTCGAAGACAGGAACCACTTTGAAGCTCTTATACCCAGGATTTACGAACTGGGTGGAAAACTTCTCAGAAACATGAATGACTTCCACGATATTTCCGCTTGCTCACCGGCGTATCTCCCGGAAGATCCGACAGACGTGCAGGCAATGCTGCAAGTACTTGTTAACGCAGAAAGGTGTGCAGTACGCGGATATACCGAAATCTGCAATATGACTGCCGGCAAAGACCACCGTACCTACGGTCTCAGGCGATCCTTAACGAAGAAATCGAGCACGAGTCATGGTTCTCCGAATTCCTTGGAGAAGGACCTTCCGGACATTTCTTGCGCAGAGGAGACACTTCTCCTTTTGTCTCAAAGTTTTTGA
- a CDS encoding histone deacetylase, protein MKLGLGRLKDVLKTGSGTAPVEGEKEQAENKDKAEKEEMQTIKSEENKFEISEEKEGNTMELKKTGLEAKKGLLSPADRTKAEKTGLIFFPAFDWAISPTHPEREERLLYTRDQIFEEGLMDLPEIAEYKPRLAEYRDIARVHFCVPDIKAQATTPHLIAAGSCLVLGDALMKGEVKNAFALIRPPGHHAMTVAHGNRGFCNINNEAILVEYLRKTYGIRKIAIVDTDVHHGDGTQDIFYNDPDVLFISFHQDGRTLYPGSGFMSELGGPKALGRTINIPLPPGTPDEGILYVLDSLVLPILKDFKPELVLNSAGQDNHYTDPLANMRFSAQGYAKLNEKLAPDMAVLEGGYAIQSALPYVNTGIILAMAGLDYSCVREPDFKPGMFVQASRDKKTLEEIVATQLENWKNRDRFVEAEVSKHGDFYRRKKQIFYDTDMIQEFQEETIRMCPDCLGYKTIDSHAHGGVGNPRIFGVSIPIYACEKCQAEAREEYKKKLIHPEYDYVYLQDKKQDEYRAYNTRTKRETVY, encoded by the coding sequence ATGAAACTGGGGCTTGGAAGACTCAAGGATGTGCTGAAGACTGGCTCAGGAACAGCTCCCGTAGAAGGGGAAAAAGAGCAGGCAGAAAATAAAGATAAAGCCGAGAAAGAAGAGATGCAGACAATAAAAAGTGAAGAAAACAAGTTTGAAATATCCGAGGAAAAGGAAGGAAATACAATGGAACTGAAAAAGACCGGGTTGGAAGCGAAAAAAGGACTATTATCCCCGGCAGACCGCACTAAGGCCGAGAAGACAGGCCTTATTTTCTTCCCTGCTTTTGACTGGGCAATTTCACCAACCCACCCCGAAAGAGAAGAGCGCCTTCTTTATACCAGAGACCAGATCTTTGAAGAAGGTCTGATGGATCTGCCAGAAATAGCCGAATATAAACCTCGCCTTGCAGAGTACAGGGATATTGCCAGAGTACATTTCTGTGTGCCTGATATAAAAGCCCAGGCTACAACCCCTCACCTGATCGCAGCAGGTAGTTGCCTGGTGCTTGGGGATGCCCTGATGAAGGGAGAGGTCAAAAATGCTTTTGCGCTTATCCGCCCGCCTGGACATCATGCAATGACAGTCGCACATGGAAACCGGGGATTTTGTAATATCAATAACGAAGCTATCCTTGTCGAGTATCTGAGAAAAACATACGGAATCCGCAAGATTGCGATTGTAGATACCGATGTGCATCATGGGGATGGAACTCAGGATATTTTCTATAATGATCCTGATGTGCTTTTTATTTCCTTCCACCAGGACGGAAGGACTCTTTACCCTGGCTCTGGCTTTATGAGTGAACTGGGAGGCCCAAAAGCCCTTGGAAGGACTATCAATATTCCCCTGCCGCCAGGGACCCCTGATGAGGGAATACTTTATGTGCTCGATTCCCTGGTGCTTCCTATTCTTAAGGATTTCAAACCTGAGCTTGTCCTGAACTCTGCGGGACAGGATAACCACTACACCGACCCTCTCGCAAATATGCGCTTTTCCGCGCAGGGTTACGCAAAATTGAATGAAAAACTTGCTCCTGATATGGCTGTGCTTGAAGGAGGTTACGCAATCCAGAGTGCACTGCCTTATGTGAATACAGGTATAATCCTTGCAATGGCAGGGCTTGATTATTCCTGCGTAAGGGAACCCGATTTCAAGCCAGGAATGTTTGTCCAGGCTTCAAGGGATAAAAAAACCCTGGAAGAAATAGTTGCAACCCAGCTTGAAAACTGGAAAAACCGGGATAGGTTTGTAGAAGCTGAAGTGTCAAAACACGGAGACTTCTACCGCCGAAAAAAACAGATCTTTTACGACACGGATATGATTCAGGAGTTTCAGGAAGAAACCATCAGGATGTGCCCTGACTGTCTGGGCTACAAAACCATTGACTCCCACGCTCATGGGGGCGTAGGCAATCCCAGGATCTTCGGGGTTTCGATTCCGATCTACGCCTGTGAGAAGTGCCAGGCTGAAGCCAGAGAAGAGTACAAGAAAAAGCTAATTCATCCGGAATATGATTACGTTTACCTGCAGGATAAAAAACAGGATGAATACAGAGCGTATAATACAAGAACAAAGAGGGAAACGGTTTATTAA
- a CDS encoding glutaredoxin family protein, giving the protein MDVSNLDKDKGDHISGIDRGKIVMYGLSTCVWCKRTKKLLTDLGVDFDFIYVDRLKGEEENQAVEEVRHFNPSTSFPTTVINGEKAIVGFKEKEIREALGF; this is encoded by the coding sequence ATGGATGTATCTAATCTGGATAAAGATAAAGGAGATCACATTTCTGGAATTGACAGAGGTAAGATTGTAATGTATGGGCTTAGCACCTGTGTATGGTGTAAAAGGACAAAGAAACTGCTTACCGATCTTGGTGTGGACTTCGATTTTATATACGTGGATAGACTTAAAGGAGAAGAAGAAAATCAGGCTGTTGAGGAAGTAAGACACTTCAACCCTTCAACCTCTTTCCCGACAACTGTTATAAATGGAGAAAAAGCGATCGTAGGTTTTAAAGAAAAAGAAATCCGTGAAGCTCTTGGATTTTAA
- a CDS encoding transposase, with protein sequence MSKNSMLYKGVLFEDSFDNYLSRESTSICQFLYFLCIDDIAKHVERTFYTNKSWHFKYSVSSMIKLFVVKCFRQLSYDKTISSLTDEEAILLSFYDENSQIKLPSGGTLHHFMKYRLGEKGVNEIMMLIGEKILKLSQEKEAKIDSTPLEASRYDKHADYNPHYECKMDKAHITMVGTYPIFMTHTKGLSGDSPELIDHIEALKNMNANLEFYSADGGYDSFLNHSDIWYNLNAKPIISYASNAVINQEGEEERIDHWVNKKWKLGGDIHAPMENKLRFLYEIGRKEQVGMYLRNQNIRDETFDDQYKKRAECEKIHGHIKGTVKFDIRRVRNQSRKLYSLLSFIAYQLLVLTEMQNKVEDKNSFGRYF encoded by the coding sequence ATGTCAAAAAACAGTATGTTATACAAAGGAGTCCTCTTCGAGGACTCCTTCGATAATTATTTGAGCAGAGAAAGTACTTCAATTTGCCAATTCCTGTACTTTCTTTGCATTGACGATATTGCAAAGCACGTCGAACGTACTTTTTACACCAACAAAAGTTGGCACTTTAAGTACAGTGTTTCTTCTATGATAAAACTGTTTGTTGTGAAGTGTTTCAGGCAACTCTCATATGATAAAACCATTTCTTCCTTAACAGACGAAGAAGCTATCCTGCTTTCTTTTTATGATGAAAATAGCCAGATTAAACTTCCTTCAGGTGGAACCCTTCATCATTTTATGAAGTATAGACTTGGAGAAAAAGGAGTCAATGAGATAATGATGCTTATAGGTGAGAAAATTCTCAAACTTTCTCAGGAAAAGGAAGCAAAAATTGATTCCACTCCACTTGAAGCTTCAAGATACGACAAACATGCTGATTATAATCCTCATTATGAATGCAAAATGGATAAGGCACATATTACAATGGTTGGAACTTATCCAATTTTCATGACTCATACAAAAGGACTTTCTGGTGACTCTCCAGAACTTATCGACCATATTGAGGCTCTAAAGAACATGAACGCTAATCTGGAATTTTATTCTGCTGACGGAGGTTATGATTCATTCCTCAATCATTCTGATATTTGGTATAATCTGAACGCAAAACCGATTATTTCCTACGCTTCAAATGCAGTAATCAATCAAGAAGGTGAAGAGGAACGAATCGATCACTGGGTGAATAAAAAGTGGAAACTCGGTGGAGATATTCATGCACCAATGGAAAACAAACTCAGATTTCTATATGAAATTGGAAGGAAAGAACAGGTAGGAATGTACCTAAGAAACCAAAATATCAGAGATGAGACTTTTGATGATCAGTATAAAAAGAGAGCTGAATGTGAAAAGATACATGGACATATTAAAGGTACAGTAAAGTTCGATATCAGAAGAGTGAGAAATCAGAGTAGAAAACTCTACTCTCTATTGAGTTTCATAGCATATCAACTACTGGTGTTGACAGAAATGCAAAATAAAGTTGAGGATAAGAATTCGTTTGGGAGATACTTTTAA